In Montipora foliosa isolate CH-2021 chromosome 13, ASM3666993v2, whole genome shotgun sequence, one DNA window encodes the following:
- the LOC137982635 gene encoding glycine receptor subunit alpha-4-like, whose product MFCQLKPANGVLISLVLYFLCRKAETNTVTVTTRPDCCFQENTSHPYDQTMKNISWKTTSLAELLHNMFKCYDSRVRVENSQVSEPTEVIVNLYILSIGNFKVRDMDFQLSFYFRQKWQDSRLSYGDHFPEDDITLGGGILQQLWLPETYFVNKKGSRNSEDAHFFVRIFRNGTLLVITKNTLTMDCYMDLRHFPFDDQKCNLTLESFGFTTKDVVYKWLSKKSHEAVEKGDGLSISEFDLGSIRIFEVTTVYKTGPFSGLKMELNFHRKSTYYLIKIYIPSGMIVVLSWVSFWIDYNSIPARTALGITTVLAMTTLLFGVQSSLPSVPYIKAVDLFMIVSFANVFAALVEYAIVNYTSMREKQKKKSRWSENKQTVNKDILMQSYRNASFENNNQSDYRFEDDAVHGGNVDVNTSLNKFDHEPVANGKASTKHWSRDQSRVSRLQRCSWPCKITADAIDAWSRVMFPLAYGLFIVAYWILYSSNITEDKT is encoded by the exons ATGTTTTGTCAATTAAAGCCCGCAAATGGAGTGTTAATCAGTTTggttctttattttctttgccGCAAAGCAGAGACCAACACTGTGACAGTGACAAC ACGCCCGGATTGTTGTTTTCAAGAGAATACGAGTCATCCATACGATCAGacgatgaaaaatatttcatggaAAACAACCTCACTGGCTGAGCTTCTTCACAACATGTTCAAGTGTTACGACTCCCGAGTGCGCGTTGAAAATAGTCAAG TGAGCGAGCCAACGGAGGTCATTGTGAATTTGTATATCCTGTCCATAGGGAACTTCAAAGTTCGCGACATG GACTTTCAGCTGTCGTTCTACTTCAGACAAAAATGGCAAGATTCTCGATTGTCCTATGGAGACCATTTTCCTGAAGACGATATCACGTTAGGTGGAGGAATATTGCAGCAGCTGTGGCTTCCCGAGACATACTTTGTGAACAAGAAGGGATCGAGAAATAGCGAGGACGCACATTTTTTCGTCCGCATTTTCCGCAATGGAACGTTGCTTGTCATCACCAA AAATACTCTTACAATGGATTGCTACATGGACCTGAGACATTTCCCCTTCGATGATCAAAAGTGCAATCTTACACTAGAGAGCT TTGGTTTCACCACAAAGGATGTCGTGTACAAGTGGTTATCCAAAAAAAGTCATGAAGCCGTTGAAAAAGGAGATGGCTTGTCAATATCAGAGTTTGATCTTGGATCGATCAGAATATTTGAGGTTACCACAGTTTATAAAACAG GACCATTTTCAGGTTTAAAGATGGAGCTCAATTTCCACCGAAAATCCACATATTATTTGATAAAAATCTACATTCCAAGTGGCATGATAGTCGTGCTATCTTGG GTATCATTCTGGATTGATTACAATTCCATTCCCGCAAGAACAGCGCTGGGTATCACGACCGTGCTGGCTATGACAACGTTATTATTTGGTGTTCAATCTTCCTTACCAAGCGTACCTTACATCAAAGCTGTGGATTTGTTTATGATCGTCTCCTTTGCTAATGTCTTCGCCGCTCTCGTCGAGTATGCGATCGTAAATTACACGAGTATGCgcgaaaaacagaaaaagaagtCTCGGTGgtctgaaaacaaacaaaccgtT AACAAAGACATCTTGATGCAGAGTTACCGCAATGCGTCGTTTGAAAATAACAACCAGAGTGACTACCGCTTTGAAGATGACGCAGTTCACGGTGGTAATGTTGACGTCAATACCTCTCTCAACAAATTTGATCACGAGCCTGTAGCCAATGGAAAAGCTAGTACGAAACACTGGTCGCGTGATCAGTCACGTGTTTCACGATTGCAGAGATGCAGCTGGCCTTGCAAGATTACAGCTGATGCCATTGACGCTTGGTCACGTGTGATGTTTCCTCTGGCGTACGGACTTTTTATCGTCGCTTATTGGATTTTATATTCCTCGAATATTACCGAAGATAAAACTTAA
- the LOC137982634 gene encoding protein O-mannosyl-transferase TMTC4-like codes for MARFSNINKTAAKVTEQNTSDFKPYLLVGIASICCYLNSLFGEFVYDDYEVIETNADVRPSSPLSSLFTNDFWGIPIQSNESHKSYRPITILTFRWNYLIGGLNPFGYHAINVLLHSAVSVFFLCFCKRLFNTYIGSPNRSLPVFCGLFFALHPIHTEAVSNVVGRADVLCGLFYLLTLLSYINCFPDGSSPNRHKVPSKYSRLWLASSIFCCVLSLFSKEQGITVLGVCVVLDIVLVGKVSGGYLLKAIATPIFFFRSCPKWFVCFIERVCILVSSAIILLYLRIVIINRGLAVSFTESDNPTSFHPDVWTRFRTYSYLCSLNARLLLCPNILCYDWSMDSISRIESWWDMRNAESLVFTLIMAWLCFYGLKPLNDSTLTTDVSNKCDVKSTTFDSNKNTLRLNDNKRCEINESRMNLNKNWEDFGAVDRKRVVLLSLGMLIIPFLPASNLFFPVGFVVAERILYVPSMGICILVPFGILVLFRPTKKRRNTEEASVAEDHKKQSNVDKETSVTSTYLSLGDNMAHMLIYALLFTFVFKVIHRNSEWTTKERLARSGLKVNPRNAKIHVTLGNVLARKGHLSCEYHYRKALRLRPHYVTAWENLGLVLLNTGRAQEAEECYLKALSIKPNSADGNINLAHLLRVTGRLPEADVQYRQALSLRPNHPQLNYFHGVVLEKLGKIKAAEEKYLKASKLMPSDAMAFVSLGKMFAISVVSQARNGSSKKFLKKAEEYLQKGLQLKPSDTESRLLLVQLYLLKNKFYLAESEVRTVLKYDANSKEAEFLMGRILELKGLFKEARKHYYRVLKKDHQHGEAMAALQRLSSKVWDQY; via the exons ATGGCGCGCTTCTCAAATATAAACAAGACGGCAGCGAAAGTGACTGAACAAAATACGAGTGACTTCAAACCTTACCTGCTCGTAGGAATCGCTTCTATCTGCTGTTACTTGAATTCGTTGTTCGGAGAATTTGTTTACGATGACTATGAAGTCATCGAGACAAACGCGGATGTGAG ACCTTCATCTCCTCTTTCCAGTTTGTTCACCAACGATTTTTGGGGAATTCCAATTCAAAGCAATGAGTCTCACAAATCCTACCGCCCTATCACCATACTCACATTTCGCTGGAATTACCTCATCGGAGGTTTAAATCCATTTGGCTACCACGCAATTAACGTGCTCCTTCATTCAGCTGTCTCTgtattttttctctgtttttgtaAAAGACTTTTTAACACTTACATTGGTTCACCAAACAGATCATTGCCAGTTTTTTGTGGATTATTTTTTGCTCTTCATCCAATTCACACTGAAGCTGTGTCTAATGTTGTCGGTCGCGCTGATGTTCTTTGTggtttattttatcttttgacGTTGTTATCTTATATTAACTGCTTTCCCGATGGAAGTTCACCAAATAGACATAAAGTACCATCGAAATATTCGAGGCTGTGGCTCGCTTCATCGATTTTTTGTTGCGTTTTGTCGCTTTTTAGCAAGGAACAGGGAATCACTGTACTCGGAGTTTGTGTTGTGTTAGACATTGTACTTGTCGGCAAGGTCAGTGGAGGATACTTGCTTAAAGCAATAGCCACACCCATCTTTTTTTTCAG atCATGTCCCaagtggtttgtttgttttattgaaaGAGTTTGTATCCTCGTTTCTTCTGCCATAATCTTGCTATATTTAAGAATAGTCATCATTAATCGAGGTTTGGCAGTTTCCTTCACCGAATCTGACAATCCAACATCATTTCATCCTGACGTTTGGACTCGCTTCAGAACTTACTCATACTTATGTTCTTTGAACGCCCGTCTTCTTCTGTGTCCTAACATTCTGTGCTATGATTGGTCCATGGATAGCATATCCCGGATTGAGTCGTGGTGGGACATGCGCAATGCAGAATCCCTTGTATTCACACTAATAATGGCGTGGTTGTGCTTTTACG GTCTCAAACCTTTAAACGACAGCACTTTAACAACTGATGTATCGAACAAATGCGATGTTAAATCTACAACATTTGATTCCAATAAAAATACGCTTCGGCTTAATGACAACAAGCGCTGTGAGATTAACGAATCACGGATGAATCTAAATAAAAATTGG gaaGATTTTGGAGCAGTTGACAGAAAGCGCGTGGTACTTTTGTCATTAGGCATGTTGATAATACCATTTTTGCCAGCCTCTAATCTCTTCTTTCCTGTTGGATTTGTTGTTGCTGAGCGTATTCTCTACGTTCCAAGCATGGGAATCTGCATTCTTGTTCCTTTTGGGATTTTAGTCTTATTTCGACCGACCAAGAAGAGGAGAAATACGGAAGAGGCCTCTGTAGCTGAG GACCACAAGAAGCAAAGCAATGTCGACAAAGAGACTTCAGTGACATCAACATATCTGTCGCTTGGTGACAACATGGCGCACATGTTGATCTACGCTCTTCTTTTTACGTTCGTTTTCAAAGTAATTCATCGCAATTCTGAGTGGACAACCAAAGAAAGACTGGCGAGATCAGGACTCAAAGTCAACCCACGAAACGCTAAGATTCACGTGACGCTAGGAAATGTTCTGGCCAGAAAG GGCCACTTGTCATGTGAATATCATTACCGTAAGGCCTTGCGGCTGAGGCCGCATTACGTCACAGCCTGGGAAAACCTCGGACTTGTCCTTCTTAACACAG gaCGAGCCCAGGAGGCAGAAGAGTGCTACTTGAAGGCGCTATCGATCAAACCTAACAGTGCAGATGGTAACATAAATCTGGCGCATTTGTTGAGAGTGACAGGCAGATTACCTGAAGCAGATGTCCAATATCGCCAGGCTTTGTCTTTAAGACCTAATCATCCGCAACTCAATTACTTCCACGGGGTTGTGTTGGAAAAACTTGGAAAAATTAAG GCGGCGGAAGAAAAATACTTAAAAGCATCAAAACTAATGCCATCAGATGCGATGGCGTTTGTGTCGCTTGGTAAAATGTTTGCCATTTCTGTTGTGTCACAAGCAAGAAATGGAAGCAGCaagaagtttttaaaaaag GCTGAAGAATACTTGCAGAAAGGATTGCAATTGAAGCCCTCGGATACAGAAAGTCGCTTGTTACTGGTACAACTTTACCTtcttaag AACAAGTTTTACTTGGCCGAATCGGAGGTTCGCACTGTGCTCAAATATGATGCAAACAGCAAAGAAGCAGAGTTTTTAATGGGAAGAATTCTGGAGCTGAAAGGCTTATTCAAAGAAGCAAGGAAACATTATTATCGAGTGCTGAAAAAAGATCATCAACACGGTGAAGCAATGGCTGCGCTTCAAAGATTGAGTTCAAAGGTTTGGGATCAGTACTGA
- the LOC137982633 gene encoding uncharacterized protein isoform X2 yields MDLHMSSSSQIPVDSIQTESILEDYNSLPGCLPEFNPVAKPNELFWSFDSDGVPIIIPTSTITSAYNEIVTWKKNAFLVPYGRTGKDFIDELTSRINDWNNGTDLQHISLKAVFVFLAVALQKPGRKSKAKDHQVILSKRLEKWKRGEIESLVREGRMIQNRIGKFKGADPPNKSKVFAKLIMEGQINAALRFLNESTSGGVLSLTDDVMKQLKEKHPDPQSAKLGSILFGPIEDVMPEAVYLQINGEMIREAALRTKGAGGPCGVDANGFRRILACKSFKQSSSKLCDALAQMTKIMCTQYIDPTTIEPLMASRLIPLDKGEGAVRPIGVGEVLRRILAKCVMNVAKEDVAHASGSLQLCAGQKSESEAAVHAMHAIFQADETDGILLIDATNAFNSLNRAAALHNIRILCPIISVFAINTYRIPARLFITGGKEILSAEGTTQGDPLSMGVYALSIQPLITALQTTSSTKQCWFADDASGAGPTAIGPDFGYFPNAKKCWIIVKPDREESAKELFQSTAINVTTEGHKHLGAVIGSQEYQKDYVDGKVTEWVGEIVKLAEIATKEPQACYSAYIFGLKHKWTYFLRTIPDTQDLLEPLERAVSQILIPIITGHKCSQLERDVLSLPVRCGGLGFGNPQAEAARELNSSVETTAPLVDQIMSQQHQLPDDSAVKLAKQTSRHKREEDVKEKVRNVYERAPDNLKRTLDLSSEKGSSVWLTVVPLHELGFNLNKREFRDAIKLRYDWPIEDIPTRCVCGDIFSVDHSMVEWAQNV; encoded by the exons ATGGATTTGCATATGTCCAGCTCTTCACAAATCCCAGTGGACTCAATACAAACAGAGTCAATTTTAGAGGATTACAATAGCTTACCGGGTTGTTTACCTGAATTTAATCCTGTTGCAAAACCGAATGAACTTTTCTGGTCATTTGATTCTGATGGTGTTCCAATTATTATTCCAACGTCTACTATAACTAGCGCTTATAATGAGATCGTAACATGGAAAAAGAATGCTTTCCTTGTTCCTTATGGTCGGACTGGCAAGGACTTTATCGACGAACTAACATCTCGCATTAATGACTGGAACAATGGAACAGATCTTCAACACATATCATTGAAAGCCGTATTTGTTTTCCTCGCTGTCGCACTACAAAAACCTGGCCGAAAATCGAAAGCAAAAGATCATCAGGTTATCTTGTCTAAACGGTtagaaaaatggaaaagagGTGAAATTGAAAGCTTAGTAAGAGAGGGAAGAATGATACAGAACCGCATCGGAAAGTTTAAAGGCGCAGACCCACCTAACAAGTCAAAGGTATTTGCCAAGCTCATAATGGAAGGGCAAATTAATGCAGCACTACGATTTCTGAATGAATCTACCAGTGGAGGCGTTTTATCTCTAACAGATGACGTCATGAAACAGTTGAAAGAGAAACACCCGGATCCACAGTCAGCCAAACTTGGTTCTATTTTATTCGGACCAATCGAGGACGTGATGCCTGAAGCTGTGTACTTACAAATTAATGGAGAGATGATTAGAGAGGCTGCTTTGAGAACCAAAGGCGCAGGTGGCCCGTGCGGAGTCGATGCTAACGGCTTTCGAAGAATACTTGCGTGCAAGTCTTTCAAACAGTCTTCATCTAAGCTGTGTGATGCGTTAGCTCAAATGACGAAGATCATGTGCACCCAGTATATTGACCCCACTACTATAGAGCCTCTCATGGCAAGTCGTTTGATTCCCCTGGATAAAGGGGAGGGAGCAGTGAGACCAATTGGTGTTGGTGAAGTTTTGAGAAGGATACTAGCAAAGTGTGTTATGAATGTCGCCAAAGAAGATGTAGCTCACGCTAGTGGTTCCCTCCAACTTTGTGCTGGCCAGAAGTCAGAAAGTGAAGCAGCCGTGCATGCCATGCATGCTATCTTTCAAGCGGATGAAACTGATGGAATACTGTTGATTGATGCAACCAATGCTTTTAACTCACTCAATAGAGCTGCAGCCCTACACAACATTCGCATTTTGTGTCCTATAATCTCAGTGTTTGCTAttaacacctacagaattcctGCTCGACTATTTATTACTGGAGGCAAGGAAATTCTTTCAGCAGAAGGAACAACCCAAGGTGATCCATTGTCTATGGGTGTCTATGCCTTGAGTATACAGCCCTTAATAACAGCACTACAGACAACTTCAAGCACAAAGCAATGTTGGTTTGCTGACGACGCGAGCGGAGCGGGCCCTACTGCAATTGGTCCTGATTTTGGGTATTTCCCAAATGCCAAGAAGTGTTGGATTATTGTAAAGCCTGATAGGGAAGAGTCAGCCAAAGAATTGTTCCAGTCGACAGCGATAAACGTTACAACCGAAGGCCACAAACATCTTGGCGCAGTGATTGGCTCGCAGGAGTACCAAAAAGACTATGTCGACGGAAAGGTAACAGAATGGGTCGGTGAAATAGTCAAACTCGCGGAAATCGCTACAAAAGAACCTCAAGCCTGTTATTCCGCATACATATTTGGTCTTAAGCACAAATGGACTTACTTTCTCAGAACAATTCCTGACACGCAAGACCTATTGGAACCTCTAGAAAGAGCTGTAAGCCAAATTCTCATACCAATAATAACTGGGCACAAATGCAGTCAATTAGAGAGAGACGTTTTATCCCTACCGGTTCGTTGTGGTGGTCTTGGCTTTGGAAATCCGCAAGCAGAGGCTGCGCGGGAGCtcaactcatccgtagaaacaACTGCACCCCTCGTCGACCAAATCATGTCTCAACAACATCAATTGCCAGACGATTCAGCcgtgaaattggcaaaacaaactTCCAGGCACAAGAGAGAGGAAGACGTCAAAGAAAAAGTGAGAAACGTTTATGAGAGGGCACCTGATAACTTAAAGAGAACACTGGACCTGTCTTCTGAAAAGGGTTCGTCTGTATGGTTAACAGTCGTTCCCCTTCACGAATTGGGATTTAACCTCAATAAAAGAGAGTTTCGTGATGCCATCAAACTACGATACGACTGGCCAATTGAGGACATCCCTACTCGATGCGTCTGTGGTGATATCTTCTCCGTGGACCACTCAATG GTGGAATGGGCCCAGAATGTTTAA
- the LOC137982633 gene encoding uncharacterized protein isoform X1, protein MDLHMSSSSQIPVDSIQTESILEDYNSLPGCLPEFNPVAKPNELFWSFDSDGVPIIIPTSTITSAYNEIVTWKKNAFLVPYGRTGKDFIDELTSRINDWNNGTDLQHISLKAVFVFLAVALQKPGRKSKAKDHQVILSKRLEKWKRGEIESLVREGRMIQNRIGKFKGADPPNKSKVFAKLIMEGQINAALRFLNESTSGGVLSLTDDVMKQLKEKHPDPQSAKLGSILFGPIEDVMPEAVYLQINGEMIREAALRTKGAGGPCGVDANGFRRILACKSFKQSSSKLCDALAQMTKIMCTQYIDPTTIEPLMASRLIPLDKGEGAVRPIGVGEVLRRILAKCVMNVAKEDVAHASGSLQLCAGQKSESEAAVHAMHAIFQADETDGILLIDATNAFNSLNRAAALHNIRILCPIISVFAINTYRIPARLFITGGKEILSAEGTTQGDPLSMGVYALSIQPLITALQTTSSTKQCWFADDASGAGPTAIGPDFGYFPNAKKCWIIVKPDREESAKELFQSTAINVTTEGHKHLGAVIGSQEYQKDYVDGKVTEWVGEIVKLAEIATKEPQACYSAYIFGLKHKWTYFLRTIPDTQDLLEPLERAVSQILIPIITGHKCSQLERDVLSLPVRCGGLGFGNPQAEAARELNSSVETTAPLVDQIMSQQHQLPDDSAVKLAKQTSRHKREEDVKEKVRNVYERAPDNLKRTLDLSSEKGSSVWLTVVPLHELGFNLNKREFRDAIKLRYDWPIEDIPTRCVCGDIFSVDHSMVCKKGGFIIQRHNELRDLEADLLSMVCNDVEIEPQLQDVTGEQLSSGSNLAKEARLDIHARGFWEQHQSAFFDIRVCHPNAESYKQMEPKQIYPFTRERKEALLLETCSRH, encoded by the coding sequence ATGGATTTGCATATGTCCAGCTCTTCACAAATCCCAGTGGACTCAATACAAACAGAGTCAATTTTAGAGGATTACAATAGCTTACCGGGTTGTTTACCTGAATTTAATCCTGTTGCAAAACCGAATGAACTTTTCTGGTCATTTGATTCTGATGGTGTTCCAATTATTATTCCAACGTCTACTATAACTAGCGCTTATAATGAGATCGTAACATGGAAAAAGAATGCTTTCCTTGTTCCTTATGGTCGGACTGGCAAGGACTTTATCGACGAACTAACATCTCGCATTAATGACTGGAACAATGGAACAGATCTTCAACACATATCATTGAAAGCCGTATTTGTTTTCCTCGCTGTCGCACTACAAAAACCTGGCCGAAAATCGAAAGCAAAAGATCATCAGGTTATCTTGTCTAAACGGTtagaaaaatggaaaagagGTGAAATTGAAAGCTTAGTAAGAGAGGGAAGAATGATACAGAACCGCATCGGAAAGTTTAAAGGCGCAGACCCACCTAACAAGTCAAAGGTATTTGCCAAGCTCATAATGGAAGGGCAAATTAATGCAGCACTACGATTTCTGAATGAATCTACCAGTGGAGGCGTTTTATCTCTAACAGATGACGTCATGAAACAGTTGAAAGAGAAACACCCGGATCCACAGTCAGCCAAACTTGGTTCTATTTTATTCGGACCAATCGAGGACGTGATGCCTGAAGCTGTGTACTTACAAATTAATGGAGAGATGATTAGAGAGGCTGCTTTGAGAACCAAAGGCGCAGGTGGCCCGTGCGGAGTCGATGCTAACGGCTTTCGAAGAATACTTGCGTGCAAGTCTTTCAAACAGTCTTCATCTAAGCTGTGTGATGCGTTAGCTCAAATGACGAAGATCATGTGCACCCAGTATATTGACCCCACTACTATAGAGCCTCTCATGGCAAGTCGTTTGATTCCCCTGGATAAAGGGGAGGGAGCAGTGAGACCAATTGGTGTTGGTGAAGTTTTGAGAAGGATACTAGCAAAGTGTGTTATGAATGTCGCCAAAGAAGATGTAGCTCACGCTAGTGGTTCCCTCCAACTTTGTGCTGGCCAGAAGTCAGAAAGTGAAGCAGCCGTGCATGCCATGCATGCTATCTTTCAAGCGGATGAAACTGATGGAATACTGTTGATTGATGCAACCAATGCTTTTAACTCACTCAATAGAGCTGCAGCCCTACACAACATTCGCATTTTGTGTCCTATAATCTCAGTGTTTGCTAttaacacctacagaattcctGCTCGACTATTTATTACTGGAGGCAAGGAAATTCTTTCAGCAGAAGGAACAACCCAAGGTGATCCATTGTCTATGGGTGTCTATGCCTTGAGTATACAGCCCTTAATAACAGCACTACAGACAACTTCAAGCACAAAGCAATGTTGGTTTGCTGACGACGCGAGCGGAGCGGGCCCTACTGCAATTGGTCCTGATTTTGGGTATTTCCCAAATGCCAAGAAGTGTTGGATTATTGTAAAGCCTGATAGGGAAGAGTCAGCCAAAGAATTGTTCCAGTCGACAGCGATAAACGTTACAACCGAAGGCCACAAACATCTTGGCGCAGTGATTGGCTCGCAGGAGTACCAAAAAGACTATGTCGACGGAAAGGTAACAGAATGGGTCGGTGAAATAGTCAAACTCGCGGAAATCGCTACAAAAGAACCTCAAGCCTGTTATTCCGCATACATATTTGGTCTTAAGCACAAATGGACTTACTTTCTCAGAACAATTCCTGACACGCAAGACCTATTGGAACCTCTAGAAAGAGCTGTAAGCCAAATTCTCATACCAATAATAACTGGGCACAAATGCAGTCAATTAGAGAGAGACGTTTTATCCCTACCGGTTCGTTGTGGTGGTCTTGGCTTTGGAAATCCGCAAGCAGAGGCTGCGCGGGAGCtcaactcatccgtagaaacaACTGCACCCCTCGTCGACCAAATCATGTCTCAACAACATCAATTGCCAGACGATTCAGCcgtgaaattggcaaaacaaactTCCAGGCACAAGAGAGAGGAAGACGTCAAAGAAAAAGTGAGAAACGTTTATGAGAGGGCACCTGATAACTTAAAGAGAACACTGGACCTGTCTTCTGAAAAGGGTTCGTCTGTATGGTTAACAGTCGTTCCCCTTCACGAATTGGGATTTAACCTCAATAAAAGAGAGTTTCGTGATGCCATCAAACTACGATACGACTGGCCAATTGAGGACATCCCTACTCGATGCGTCTGTGGTGATATCTTCTCCGTGGACCACTCAATGGTATGTAAAAAGGGTGGCTTTATCATACAGCGCCACAATGAGCTTAGAGACTTAGAAGCTGATCTTTTAAGCATGGTTTGTAACGATGTTGAAATCGAGCCTCAACTACAAGACGTGACAGGAGAGCAGTTAAGCAGCGGGTCCAACTTGGCGAAGGAAGCAAGACTAGATATTCATGCCCGTGGCTTTTGGGAACAACATCAATCTGCATTTTTCGATATTCGTGTTTGTCATCCCAATGCAGAGTCATACAAACAGATGGAACCAAAGCAGATCTACCCGTTTACACGAGAACGAAAAGAAGCGCTCCTACTCGAGACGTGTTCTAGACATTGA